In Malus sylvestris chromosome 15, drMalSylv7.2, whole genome shotgun sequence, a single genomic region encodes these proteins:
- the LOC126602568 gene encoding uncharacterized protein LOC126602568 has product MSNPLLLTLLLHLLAATGALSDRQNDTPVGRFQNYLRINTAHPNPNYAAPVAFLTAIAQTLNLQIQTLHFTPSKSKPLLLLTWPGSHPSLPSLLLNSHLDSVPAEPDKWTHPPFSAHRTPEGLIFARGAQDDKCIAIQYLEAIRNLKAANFTPIRTVHVSLVPDEEIGGLDGAAKFAASKQFHDLNVGFMLDEGQANPGDEFRVFYADRTPWNLIVKAQGTPGHGSRLYDNGAMENLMKSVEVMTRFREVQFDEVKAGNAAISEVISVNPVYLKSGIPSGDGFVMNMQPSEAEAGFNIRIPPTADPELLRKRIAEEWAPASWNLTYQLLEQGPTRDFMGRPLATATNDSNPWWSVFKQAIESAGGKLAKPEILTSTTDARYMRQQGIPTLGFSPMTNTPILLHDHNEHLKDTVFLKGIKVYESLISALSSFEQRSQ; this is encoded by the exons ATGTCCAACCCTCTCCTCCTCACACTCCTCCTTCACCTACTCGCCGCAACCGGGGCCCTCTCCGACCGCCAAAACGACACCCCCGTCGGCCGCTTCCAAAACTACCTCCGAATCAACACCGCCCACCCCAACCCAAACTACGCCGCCCCGGTCGCCTTCCTCACCGCCATCGCCCAAACCCTAAACCTCCAAATCCAGACCCTCCATTTCACCCCGTCCAAATCCAagcccctcctcctcctcacctGGCCCGGGTCCCACCCCTCTCTCCCCTCCCTCCTCCTTAACTCCCACCTAGACTCCGTCCCCGCCGAGCCCGACAAGTGGACCCACCCTCCCTTCTCCGCCCACCGCACCCCGGAGGGCCTCATCTTCGCCCGCGGCGCCCAGGACGACAAGTGCATCGCCATCCAGTACCTCGAGGCCATCCGCAACCTCAAGGCCGCCAATTTCACCCCTATCCGCACAGTCCACGTGTCCCTCGTCCCCGACGAGGAGATCGGCGGCCTTGACGGCGCCGCTAAGTTCGCCGCCTCCAAGCAATTTCACGATTTGAATGTGGGGTTTATGTTGGACGAAGGCCAGGCTAATCCCGGCGACGAGTTTAGGGTTTTCTACGCCGATCGGACGCCGTGGAATTTGATCGTGAAGGCGCAGGGGACGCCGGGACACGGTTCGAGATTGTACGATAACGGAGCGATGGAGAATTTGATGAAGAGCGTGGAGGTTATGACTCGGTTCAGGGAGGTCCAATTCGACGAGGTTAAAGCCGGCAATGCGGCGATTTCGGAGGTTATTTCGGTCAATCCTGTTTATTTGAAGTCTGGGATTCCTTCCGGCGAT GGGTTTGTGATGAATATGCAACCTTCGGAGGCGGAAGCAGGGTTTAATATACGAATCCCGCCTACTGCAGACCCGGAGCTTCTTAGGAAGAGGATTGCCGAGGAATGGGCGCCGGCGTCATGGAATTTGACTTACCAA CTACTTGAGCAAGGACCAACTAGAGATTTTATGGGCCGCCCTTTAGCAACAGCAACCAATGATTCCAATCCATGGTGGTCTGTTTTCAAACAAGCTATCGAATCAGCTGGAGGGAAACTTGCGAAGCCTGAAATTTTGACATCAACTACCGATGCACGATACATGAGGCAGCAGGGCATTCCTACGCTTGGTTTCTCCCCAATGACGAATACTCCTATCTTACTTCATGACCATAATGAG CACCTAAAGGATACCGTATTCTTGAAAGGCATAAAAGTATACGAATCTCTAATCAGCGCTTTGAGTTCCTTTGAGCAAAGATCTCAATAG